In Kryptolebias marmoratus isolate JLee-2015 linkage group LG2, ASM164957v2, whole genome shotgun sequence, the genomic stretch tctttttgttgccaAAGGGATACAGCATGTCCAAAATGCTTGACAGCATCATCCCAACGGTGAGTTCAAACATAGGATccttctaaaaaaaagtttgtggaGCGGACGCTATTTGACTCTGCAACTTACTTTCCAGGGTGTTTGttgttcctcttttttatttctcagtggATCTCTAATTGGGTGCTTAAGTCATCTAAATTTGCTTTGTACAGATAATGAGATAAGGGAGACAGAGACACGTTGTCTCTTTAAATCCAATCTTCCATTAGCACATGAATGAATTAATATGCTCTTCTGatggggaggggaaaaaagcctaacagttgtttgttttggaaatttGTAAAATTACTGAGATGTGACTTTGTAGTGACTATTTCCGTTATCTCTCACAGAACTTTCTGAACTTGACCCTGAACGACGACCTGCTGCCGTCCCAGCCCCAGCTGAAAGCTCCTGGGCAGAGTCGGCTGAACAGATCAGCGTCTTTCTTCTCTCCCCCCTCCCATCCTGCCGGTTCAAGCCTCAGCTTGAGCTCTGAACATGTTAACACTGATGACAATGGCAGCTCTATCTGGTCATCCAACGGCTCTATCTGGAGCAAGGGCCCTGTTTCCAACCAAAAACAGCTCCCATTCCGGTCTGACCGCTCCATGAGCATGACAGAGCCCAGCAGCAGCCTGCTCCCTTCATTCGGACAGCTGAAGAGCCTGGAGCCCTTTCCCCAGAGCCCTGCTACGACTGTGGCTCCCCCTCCGGGGTTTCCGCCCTCATCCAACCTGCCGGCTCAGGTCCCACCAATGCTGTCCTCTAACCGTTACAAGACTGAGCTGTGTCGGGGCTACCAGGAAACTGGCAGCTGCAAGTATGGCAATAAGTGTCAGTTTGCCCACGGCGAGGCAGAACTGCGTGGACTGTACCGCCACCCAAAGTACAAGACGGAGCCCTGCAGAACCTTCTACAATTTCGGCTACTGCCCCTATGGCTCACGCTGCCACTTCATCCACGAGGAGAAAATAAGTGGCCCCTTGATGTCTGCAAAATTCCAGCGGCAACCAGCTCCCACATCAACCAGTGTTCACAATCCGCGCCACCAGCTCCGACAGAGTCTCAGCTTTGCTGGGTTCATGGGCTCGTCTCGCAGCTCACCCCCACCGTCATTCGCTGCAGCCTTCAATGACCCTAACCTGGGCTTCAGCCGTGCCCCCTCTGTTTCCCCGCCTCCCACTGATCTCCTCTCCCCGGTGTTTGGCGACCAGGTGCAGCAGGAGGCGTCGGCATTCCAGTTCGTGAACCTCCAGACCAGCAATGGAGACATTCCTTACATCCTGGAGCCAAAGCCTTCTCGCTGTGTGTGCGGCCATGGGAATAACTTTAACAGCGACAAAAGCAGCGTGTTCACCAGCGTGGCAGATGGGCAGAACCATGAGGGTAATTTGCTGCATCCCACTCTTGGGGGGAACGGAGGATTTATGAAGCACACCGGACTGCAGCGCTTCTCCTCCGAGGACTCCCTGGAGGACAGctacagcagctgcagctccagtgGAACCGAGTCGCCAACGTTTGACGGATCCACCTCCAAGAG encodes the following:
- the zgc:162730 gene encoding mRNA decay activator protein ZFP36; the protein is MSKMLDSIIPTNFLNLTLNDDLLPSQPQLKAPGQSRLNRSASFFSPPSHPAGSSLSLSSEHVNTDDNGSSIWSSNGSIWSKGPVSNQKQLPFRSDRSMSMTEPSSSLLPSFGQLKSLEPFPQSPATTVAPPPGFPPSSNLPAQVPPMLSSNRYKTELCRGYQETGSCKYGNKCQFAHGEAELRGLYRHPKYKTEPCRTFYNFGYCPYGSRCHFIHEEKISGPLMSAKFQRQPAPTSTSVHNPRHQLRQSLSFAGFMGSSRSSPPPSFAAAFNDPNLGFSRAPSVSPPPTDLLSPVFGDQVQQEASAFQFVNLQTSNGDIPYILEPKPSRCVCGHGNNFNSDKSSVFTSVADGQNHEGNLLHPTLGGNGGFMKHTGLQRFSSEDSLEDSYSSCSSSGTESPTFDGSTSKRLTVFESLSLSD